A single window of Actinomycetota bacterium DNA harbors:
- a CDS encoding Fic/DOC family N-terminal domain-containing protein, whose amino-acid sequence MYERIPQAMAPVRYHYGKFPPAKLEWERLIPLLGPAHEAVARYDGRLSVIPNAQVLLSPLTTQEAVLSSKIEGTQATMGEVLEFEATGEKGVSEERRQDIWEVLNYRRAMNRSVEMMEKLPLSGRILKEAHEILLNSVRGQNKLPGVYRKGPNWMGPPGCTEEEAYFVPISADKLDNAMKIWEEYINDENQPDRLIQLAIAHVEFEAIHPFQDGNGRLGRMFVPLFMTKARLIQGPMFYISSYFEINRDEYYDRLRAVSSDDDWTGWCIFFLQATRLQAEENTEKINAVLELYNSLKIQLPNITHSQYAIQALEWIFSKPIFRSSYFVKEAGIPEATARRILSVLRSENILSTLKEASGRSSAILMFPKILNIAEGREIF is encoded by the coding sequence ATGTATGAAAGGATACCACAAGCAATGGCGCCGGTGAGATATCATTATGGAAAATTTCCGCCCGCAAAACTGGAGTGGGAGCGGTTGATTCCATTGCTTGGACCCGCTCATGAGGCGGTAGCGCGCTATGATGGAAGGCTTTCTGTGATTCCTAATGCACAAGTTTTACTTAGCCCACTAACGACTCAAGAAGCCGTTCTTTCAAGTAAGATCGAGGGTACACAAGCGACGATGGGAGAAGTCTTAGAATTTGAGGCAACCGGCGAAAAAGGAGTTTCCGAAGAGAGAAGACAGGATATTTGGGAAGTTTTGAATTACCGGCGAGCAATGAATCGCTCAGTTGAAATGATGGAAAAGTTGCCTCTAAGTGGAAGGATTCTTAAAGAAGCACACGAGATTTTGCTTAATAGCGTGCGAGGGCAGAACAAATTGCCGGGCGTCTACAGGAAGGGGCCGAACTGGATGGGTCCGCCCGGCTGTACCGAGGAAGAAGCTTATTTCGTCCCCATCTCAGCTGATAAATTAGATAATGCCATGAAGATTTGGGAAGAATACATTAATGATGAAAATCAACCAGATCGGCTTATTCAGCTTGCAATAGCCCACGTAGAATTCGAAGCCATTCACCCTTTCCAGGATGGTAATGGCAGGTTGGGACGTATGTTTGTCCCGCTTTTCATGACGAAGGCTCGCCTAATCCAAGGCCCCATGTTCTATATAAGCTCATATTTCGAAATAAATAGAGATGAATATTATGATCGACTCCGCGCTGTATCTAGCGATGATGATTGGACCGGTTGGTGTATCTTCTTTTTACAAGCTACTCGCTTACAGGCTGAAGAGAACACTGAGAAGATAAACGCTGTTCTAGAGCTCTACAACTCTTTGAAAATCCAGTTGCCTAATATTACACATTCTCAATATGCTATTCAGGCTTTGGAATGGATCTTTTCAAAGCCAATTTTTCGAAGCAGCTATTTTGTCAAAGAAGCGGGTATCCCGGAGGCTACGGCACGCCGGATACTTTCTGTTTTACGAAGCGAAAATATTTTATCCACACTTAAGGAAGCCAGCGGTAGGAGTTCTGCTATTTTAATGTTTCCAAAGATATTAAACATTGCAGAAGGAAGAGAGATATTTTGA
- a CDS encoding DEAD/DEAH box helicase family protein produces the protein MALHPDFPDSPYEVLDPATRWFPADEALRATSMDKLMPPLVAELRKKVKEWRGSGYSGATETSRSLLNWWFKTPHLLPQVGGTMTEFQYYFAQREALETIIYLYDVVGVKDKYDLMRFDSSGVVSTGMFDETWRRFVVKMATGTGKTKVLSLILAWSFYHKLYEPGSNLARNFLVIAPNIIVLDRIYKDFAGLSIFFSDPIIPDNGTDGRNWRDDFQLTLHRQDEARITRPTGNIFLTNIHRVYAGNDIPASPDDEDTMDYFLGKRPTGATTDSKVDLGIIVRDIDELAILNDEAHHIHDPRMAWFKSIEDIHNRLKQKGADLSLQVDVTATPKHNNGAIFVQTVADYPLVEAISQNVVKHPVLPDAPSRAKLIERQSAKYTEKYADYIHLGVIEWRKAYGEHKKMSKKAILFVMTDDTKNCDDVAEYLQANYPDLKDAVLVIHTNKSGEISESTSGKGKAKLEDLRKQANEIDGLDSPYKAVVSVMVLKEGWDVKNVTTIVGLRAYSAKSNILPEQTLGRGLRKMYQGEVEEYVSVVGTNAFMEFVESIQAEGVVLERKAMGEGTQPKAPLVVEVDNENVKKDIEALDIEIPVMTPRIYREYKNLSDLNPSSFKHQRIAFRQFSEEEQREIVFKDITTGEVTHTTTLDTAGLADYRSVIGYFAQTIMKDLRLFSGYDVLYGKVKSFAQGELFDHAVDLESPNTLRNLSELVATKTILETFKKEINALTTADKGDAEIRDTTKLRQTRPFVAKEQGYLVPKKSVFSRIVGDSHFELLFARFLEDCADVVSYGKNYFQVNFKLDYVNGDGGISNYHPDFLVKLSDGRIIVVETKGREDLDVPLKMARLRQWCEDINRVQVEVKYDFVYVDQDGFDKFNPTSFRHLLDGFTEYKEKGH, from the coding sequence ATGGCCCTGCATCCTGATTTTCCTGACTCCCCATACGAAGTGCTCGATCCGGCCACGCGCTGGTTTCCGGCCGATGAGGCCTTGCGCGCAACCAGCATGGATAAGCTAATGCCGCCGCTCGTGGCCGAACTGCGCAAAAAGGTCAAGGAGTGGCGGGGTAGCGGCTACAGCGGGGCCACCGAGACCAGCCGCTCCCTTCTAAACTGGTGGTTCAAAACTCCCCATCTTTTGCCCCAGGTGGGCGGCACAATGACTGAGTTCCAGTATTACTTTGCTCAGCGCGAGGCGCTTGAGACGATAATCTACCTTTATGACGTAGTGGGGGTCAAGGATAAATACGACCTGATGCGTTTTGACAGCTCAGGCGTTGTTTCGACGGGCATGTTTGATGAGACCTGGCGGCGGTTTGTGGTCAAGATGGCCACCGGTACGGGCAAGACCAAGGTGCTGAGCCTTATCCTTGCCTGGAGTTTTTACCATAAACTCTATGAGCCGGGCTCTAATCTGGCTCGCAATTTTCTGGTCATCGCCCCCAACATTATCGTGCTTGACCGCATCTATAAGGATTTTGCCGGTCTTAGCATCTTCTTTTCCGATCCGATAATCCCCGATAACGGCACAGATGGGCGGAACTGGCGAGATGACTTTCAACTGACTCTGCACCGCCAGGATGAGGCGCGCATAACCCGTCCCACCGGCAACATCTTTTTAACCAACATCCACCGCGTCTACGCCGGAAACGACATTCCTGCTTCGCCCGATGATGAAGACACGATGGATTATTTCCTGGGCAAACGCCCCACGGGGGCGACCACCGACTCCAAGGTGGACTTGGGCATCATCGTACGCGACATCGATGAGCTAGCTATTCTAAACGATGAAGCCCATCACATCCACGATCCACGCATGGCCTGGTTCAAATCGATAGAGGATATCCATAATCGCTTAAAGCAAAAAGGGGCCGATTTATCCTTGCAGGTTGACGTAACGGCCACGCCCAAACACAACAACGGAGCCATCTTTGTGCAGACGGTGGCCGATTATCCTCTAGTGGAGGCCATTTCACAGAACGTGGTCAAGCATCCCGTGTTGCCCGACGCGCCCAGCCGGGCTAAGCTCATCGAGCGCCAGAGCGCCAAATATACCGAGAAATATGCCGACTACATCCATCTTGGTGTAATCGAATGGCGTAAAGCCTACGGCGAGCATAAAAAAATGAGCAAGAAGGCCATCCTATTTGTTATGACCGATGACACCAAAAACTGCGATGATGTGGCCGAATATTTACAGGCCAACTACCCCGACTTGAAAGATGCGGTGCTGGTCATCCATACCAATAAAAGCGGTGAGATTTCAGAGTCCACTTCGGGTAAGGGCAAAGCCAAGCTTGAGGACTTGCGCAAGCAGGCCAACGAGATCGATGGGTTAGATAGCCCTTATAAGGCCGTGGTCTCGGTTATGGTGCTCAAAGAGGGTTGGGATGTGAAGAACGTTACCACAATTGTGGGCTTGCGCGCCTACTCGGCCAAGAGCAACATTCTGCCCGAACAGACTTTGGGTCGGGGGCTTCGCAAGATGTATCAGGGCGAGGTGGAAGAATACGTCAGCGTGGTTGGAACGAACGCCTTTATGGAGTTTGTCGAGTCGATCCAGGCCGAAGGGGTGGTCTTGGAACGCAAGGCCATGGGTGAAGGTACGCAGCCAAAGGCGCCGCTGGTGGTTGAGGTTGATAACGAGAATGTGAAGAAGGATATCGAAGCCCTCGATATTGAAATTCCGGTCATGACCCCGCGCATCTACCGCGAGTATAAGAACTTGAGCGATCTCAATCCGAGCTCATTCAAGCATCAGCGCATAGCTTTTCGGCAGTTTAGCGAGGAGGAGCAGCGGGAGATAGTTTTTAAAGATATCACCACGGGCGAGGTGACCCATACCACCACCCTCGATACGGCGGGCCTCGCAGATTACCGCAGCGTGATCGGATATTTTGCCCAGACGATCATGAAGGACTTAAGACTTTTTAGCGGTTATGATGTGCTTTACGGTAAGGTCAAATCCTTTGCGCAGGGTGAGCTGTTTGACCATGCGGTGGATCTGGAGAGCCCCAACACGCTTCGCAATCTCTCAGAACTTGTTGCCACCAAGACCATCCTTGAGACGTTCAAGAAGGAAATAAACGCCCTCACCACGGCGGACAAGGGCGACGCCGAGATCAGGGATACCACCAAGCTGCGGCAGACCCGCCCCTTTGTGGCCAAGGAGCAAGGCTATCTCGTTCCCAAAAAGAGCGTCTTTAGCCGCATCGTAGGTGACAGTCACTTCGAACTGCTCTTTGCCCGCTTTTTGGAAGACTGCGCTGATGTGGTCTCATACGGAAAGAATTATTTTCAGGTCAATTTCAAACTGGACTACGTGAACGGGGATGGCGGTATCTCTAATTATCATCCGGATTTTCTGGTTAAGCTGTCCGACGGGCGCATCATCGTCGTTGAGACCAAGGGCCGGGAGGACCTGGATGTGCCGCTTAAGATGGCTCGGCTACGGCAATGGTGCGAGGATATCAATCGAGTCCAAGTTGAGGTTAAGTATGATTTCGTCTATGTCGACCAAGATGGCTTCGATAAATTCAACCCCACTTCGTTTAGGCATTTATTGGATGGTTTCACGGAGTATAAAGAGAAGGGTCATTGA
- a CDS encoding YkvA family protein has product MISSWRKRAKELKTETHALYLAYKDPRVAWYAKAFAALVVAYAFSPIDLIPDPIPILGYLDDLILVPLGIALAIKMIPPGVMAECREKARLQTAEKRPKNWTAALIIVIIWFVLAYLVVRFIYRVARVSLGG; this is encoded by the coding sequence TTGATATCAAGTTGGCGAAAGCGCGCAAAAGAGCTTAAGACCGAAACCCATGCCCTCTATCTGGCTTATAAAGATCCCAGAGTGGCCTGGTACGCCAAGGCTTTTGCCGCCCTTGTTGTGGCCTACGCCTTCAGCCCCATCGATCTCATCCCCGACCCCATCCCGATCTTAGGATATCTGGACGATCTGATACTGGTTCCGCTGGGGATCGCCCTGGCCATCAAGATGATCCCACCGGGCGTCATGGCCGAGTGCCGAGAGAAGGCCCGGCTGCAAACCGCTGAAAAGAGGCCCAAAAATTGGACCGCTGCGCTTATAATAGTTATCATTTGGTTTGTTCTGGCTTACCTGGTGGTCCGATTCATCTATCGGGTGGCCAGAGTTAGCCTTGGAGGGTGA
- a CDS encoding ATP-binding protein: MTIEGFIIKTNWYVITGGPSSGKTTVVNMLKERGYKTTVEHARHYIDTQKVAGKTIEEIKANQLAFQRGVIKMQIAEEEALSPDEVVFLDRAIPDALAYYRFLDLAEDDELKDALRRFRYKKVFILDLLPLVNDYARTENEAAQKKIHRLLVAVYEALGFQVVHVPVLPPEERVEFILKNL, translated from the coding sequence GTGACAATAGAAGGCTTTATCATCAAAACTAACTGGTATGTCATCACCGGCGGTCCGAGCTCGGGCAAGACCACCGTGGTCAACATGCTCAAAGAGCGGGGTTATAAGACCACGGTCGAGCATGCCCGCCACTACATCGATACCCAAAAAGTCGCCGGAAAGACGATTGAAGAGATCAAGGCGAACCAACTCGCCTTCCAAAGAGGGGTCATCAAGATGCAGATCGCCGAGGAGGAGGCGCTCTCACCTGATGAGGTGGTGTTTTTGGATCGGGCGATACCCGACGCCCTCGCTTACTACCGTTTTTTGGATCTTGCCGAGGATGATGAGCTTAAGGATGCTTTGCGCAGGTTCAGATATAAAAAGGTCTTCATCTTGGATCTTCTGCCCCTGGTCAATGATTATGCCCGCACCGAGAATGAGGCCGCCCAGAAGAAGATTCACCGCTTGCTTGTCGCCGTCTATGAGGCGCTGGGTTTTCAGGTCGTCCACGTTCCGGTGCTTCCCCCAGAGGAAAGGGTCGAGTTCATCCTAAAGAACCTGTAA
- a CDS encoding lysophospholipid acyltransferase family protein, which translates to MYKIVRPLNKLIFKTLFRLKVEGRKNIPKTGHFVVVANHESLLDGFVLAAAIERQITFMAAAFLFKKPFVGWFLKQIGAIPVKKEGQNLAGLKRALGVLERGGVIGIFPEGGIFETDLYFGAAYLAARSGVALLPASIIGADKVLPVGQRWPRFVQIRVIIGDGIAVERSLKPSRKLLEETTEILRSNMDILRTEGDVKDGRG; encoded by the coding sequence ATGTACAAAATTGTACGCCCTCTTAACAAGCTTATCTTCAAGACCCTCTTTCGCCTTAAGGTTGAAGGGAGAAAAAATATCCCCAAAACTGGCCATTTCGTCGTGGTGGCAAATCACGAAAGCCTGCTTGACGGCTTCGTCTTGGCCGCGGCCATCGAGCGGCAAATTACCTTCATGGCCGCGGCCTTCCTCTTTAAAAAGCCCTTTGTGGGCTGGTTTTTGAAGCAAATCGGGGCAATACCGGTCAAGAAGGAAGGCCAGAACCTGGCCGGCCTAAAGCGCGCCCTGGGCGTCCTTGAGCGGGGCGGGGTGATCGGCATCTTCCCTGAAGGAGGAATCTTCGAAACCGATCTTTATTTTGGAGCCGCCTATTTAGCCGCCAGGAGCGGGGTGGCCTTGCTTCCCGCTTCAATAATCGGGGCGGATAAGGTGCTTCCCGTAGGTCAAAGGTGGCCAAGGTTTGTTCAAATAAGGGTTATAATCGGAGATGGCATTGCGGTGGAGAGATCGTTGAAGCCGAGTCGCAAGCTTTTGGAGGAAACGACGGAGATTTTACGATCTAACATGGATATTTTGA